One Nicotiana tomentosiformis chromosome 4, ASM39032v3, whole genome shotgun sequence genomic window carries:
- the LOC104116769 gene encoding protein NSP-INTERACTING KINASE 3: MEGKWCMLWYVGLLVLTLMESCYASLSPTGINYEVVALTEIKKALHDPYNVLENWDVTSVDPCSWRMVTCSIDGYVSALGLPSQSLSGTLSPGIGNLTKLQSVLLQNNAISGPIPDVIGNLEKLQTLDLSNNKFEGEMPASFGDLRNLNYLRLNNNSLTGSIPQYLSNIEGLALVDVSFNNLGGPLPKISARAFKVVGNPLICGQSSGNNCSAVYPEPLSFPPDSLGDKSGAGGKSHHVAVAFGASFGAAFLVIVVVALVLWWRYRHNQQIFFDVNEQYDPEICLGHLKRYAFKELRTATDHFSSKNILGSGGFGVVYKGRLNNGTVVAVKRLKDYNAVGGEIQFQTEVELISLAVHRNLLRLWGFCSTENERLLVYPYMPNGSVAARLKDHIHGRPVLDWSRRKNIALGTARGLVYLHEQCDPKIIHRDVKAANILLDEEFEAVVGDFGLAKLLDHRDSHVTTAVRGTVGHIAPEYLSTGQSSEKTDVFGFGILLLELITGQKAVDFGRGANQKGVMLDWVKTLHQEKKLNLMVDKDLKNSFDRIELEEMVQVALLCTHFSPSHRPKMSEVLRMLEGDGLAEKWEASQKVETPRYRTSENTPKRYSDYIEESSLVVEAMELSGPR, from the exons ATGGAGGGAAAGTGGTGTATGCTCTGGTATGTGGGGTTGCTGGTTTTAACACTGATGGAGAGTTGTTATGCTTCTCTTTCCCCTACTGGCATTAATTATGAAG TTGTTGCTTTGACGGAAATTAAGAAGGCGTTACATGATCCTTACAATGTTCTGGAGAATTGGGATGTGACTTCTGTGGACCCTTGCAGTTGGAGAATGGTCACTTGTTCCATTGATGGCTATGTTTCTGCTCT TGGACTACCTAGTCAAAGTCTATCTGGAACATTATCACCTGGAATAGGCAACCTCACTAAATTGCAATCTGT ATTGCTGCAAAACAATGCTATTTCTGGTCCTATTCCTGATGTGATTGGGAATTTGGAAAAGCTTCAGACACTTGATCTCTCCAACAACAAATTTGAAGGCGAAATGCCTGCTTCTTTCGGAGACCTGAGGAATTTAAATTATTT GCGACTAAACAACAATAGCCTCACGGGATCCATTCCTCAATATCTCTCTAACATTGAAGGACTTGCTCTTGT GGATGTTTCTTTTAATAATCTTGGTGGTCCACTGCCTAAAATATCAGCAAGAGCGTTCAA AGTTGTTGGAAATCCTTTAATTTGTGGCCAAAGTTCTGGGAACAATTGTTCTGCAGTCTATCCAGAACCGCTATCATTCCCGCCAGATAGTTTAGGAG ATAAATCAGGAGCAGGAGGTAAAAGCCATCATGTCGCTGTTGCTTTTGGAGCAAGTTTTGGTGCTGCTTTCTTGGTTATAGTAGTTGTAGCACTGGTTCTTTGGTGGCGCTACCGGCATAATCAGCAGATCTTCTTTGATGTCAATG AGCAATATGATCCAGAGATATGCTTGGGTCACTTGAAAAGATATGCCTTTAAGGAACTGCGGACTGCAACTGATCATTTTAGCTCAAAAAATATTTTGGGGAGCGGAggatttggagttgtgtacaaggGCCGCTTAAATAATGGAACTGTTGTGGCTGTCAAAAGATTGAAGGACTACAATGCTGTTGGTGGTGAAATCCAATTTCAGACAGAGGTCGAGTTGATTAGTTTGGCTGTCCATCGAAATCTTCTCCGTCTTTGGGGTTTTTGCTCGACTGAAAATGAGCGGCTTCTTGTTTACCCTTATATGCCAAATGGAAGCGTAGCAGCACGATTAAAAG ATCACATCCATGGCAGGCCAGTTTTGGACTGGTCAAGGCGGAAAAACATAGCATTAGGTACAGCAAGAGGGCTGGTATATTTGCATGAGCAGTGTGACCCCAAAATAATCCACCGTGATGTTAAAGCAGCCAATATTCTGTTGGATGAGGAATTTGAGGCAGTTGTTGGAGACTTTGGGTTGGCAAAGCTCTTGGATCACCGGGATTCCCATGTAACGACTGCTGTCAGGGGCACCGTTGGCCACATTGCTCCAGAATATTTGTCTACTGGTCAATCATCAGAGAAAACTGATGTGTTTGGGTTTGGAATCTTGCTTCTTGAGCTAATTACAGGTCAGAAAGCTGTGGATTTTGGACGAGGGGCCAACCAGAAAGGTGTTATGCTTGACTGG GTAAAAACGCTTCATCAAGAGAAAAAGCTGAACCTTATGGTGGATAAGGATTTAAAGAACAGCTTTGACCGGATTGAACTTGAAGAGATGGTTCAAGTTGCACTTCTGTGTACTCATTTCAGTCCTTCTCATCGCCCAAAGATGTCCGAGGTATTAAGGATGCTGGAGGGAGATGGATTAGCGGAAAAATGGGAGGCTTCACAAAAAGTCGAAACTCCAAGGTACAGAACTTCTGAAAATACACCAAAAAGATATTCCGACTATATAGAAGAATCATCACTAGTAGTTGAAGCAATGGAGCTTTCAGGACCTAGATGA